TGTTCGAAAATTGAAGTTTCAAATGGTTTTTTTGATTCTCTTATATGGCTAATGTTTATCCCTACATAGGGAATATTAGTCACTATACTGCCTAGAGAATTAAAGGTTCCATAAGAAGCAGGTAGAAAGTGAGTGAATCTGAGGGATTTATCGGCAATAGCGCTTAATTTTTCTGAAAGTTTAAGGGGGCGGTACTTATCCATCAAAGGCCATGAGTCGTAACTTTCCATAATTACAAGAAATATCTGTTTAGGCTTCTGTATGCTAGCCCCTTGGGCTTTTTTCATCAACAAATCGGTAACATATTTATTTTTGAAAGTTTGGTGAAATGTTTTTTCAGTAATAAATGGATTTTCTGTAAAATTATTAAGCTCATTAAATTCTTCGTACGCATAAATTAAAGAACGATACGGATTGATAATTGTTTTGTTTAAAAAAGCATCTTTTGAAACTGCCGAGGTGAATTTACGTGCAGGAAACCCTGTGAAAGAACCACGGATACCACCAATGAAAAGGATTATGATGAGCAATACCAAGGCTGATTTTCCCAATTTACTTTCAATTTTGGAAAGAATTGAATAAATGAAATTGGATTTTTCAAATTTTCTAAAAATTATAAAGAGGAAAAGAATTCCTAGAATTATAAATACAGAATTTAATATCGGATGAAAATCCTTGATTATACTATTAAAAGCAGCCTTTCTATCATCATAAATAGCAAGAAAAACAAAATTATTAAATTGTTGATGATATTCTTTGAAGTAGTTTAAAGTAATGTCGCAAATTAAAACCGAGAAGATGGAAAAAAGTATTTGAATGATTTTTCGAGTTTTGGTTATAATTTTTAAATGACTTGTAAATAATGAAAATACCAAGAGCATAAATAGTGGTAGCACAGTGAAATAGCCCATAACTGTAGTATCAAACCGGAATCCCATAAATAGCACCCTGCTTAAATCTAGCCATTCAAATGTTTGAATCTTCTCCCTGTAAATGAGAATAAATAACAATCTAAAAACACTGAAAAATACAATGCCTACAAACCAAAAGAATATTAGATTACTAAGTTCTTTAATGAAATTTTTCCATCTCATGCGCACGAGTTTTTATAATAAGACAAAATTAAAAATAATTCAGAATTAATTAAATTATTATAAAAGAAAGATATAACTTTGTGTCAATACTTATTGCATTAAAAATGAAAATTTTAAATTATTATTTAAGTGTTTTTTTTCTACTGTTTCTTGCATTTTCTTGTTCACAAGAAGATGAACCTACAATAAAAAAACAGAAAACAGAAACTTTGCAGAAAGATAAAGAAGATTTGATAAAGCAAGATTCTTCTAACGATGAAAACTCGGGGAATAAAAATAATGAAGAAAACAATGGGCACCTGAACAATGAAAATGATGAGAAGGGGAACCAGCAATTGACAACAAAAGAAAGCGTGTATCGTTTAATTTTCAACTCATCTGGAGGCGAGGGAGAATTAAAATATATGGAAGTGAAAGAGGGCGAAGAAGTCGTTTTACCCTATCCAGAAAAGTATTTCACCAAATTGAATTACGAAACAACGGGCTACACCGATGCGCCAAATAGCTATATGAAATATGTGGGAGGTAGTAATTTTAAAATGCCCGATCACGATGTTACTTTATATGTTTCATGGCATATTACAGACATATCTTTGCTAAATAAACCAAGTGAATATTATAGAAATCAAGCTGTTTTTGCAGAAGGGATAAAAGAACCCAGCGCAAGCGAATGGGTGCGCCTAAAAAGTGTAGAAGACAAAACAGTGGAATGGAATAAAAACCAAAAATGGTATGATGCCAATCAATTCAACGATCCATTGTGCTGGGCTGCAACCACTGCCAATGTACTCCATTGGTGGATTGATCGAAATAAAAAATACATCGAGAAATACTATCAATTAAAAGGTACTACCTTAGAAAAATCAGGGCTACCCCATCTGTATCAAGATACCAATCATAGCGAGATTTACAAATATCTAAAATCACATTGGGCATACGACGGAAACAGAGTGCAACCAGCATTCAATTGGTTTTTATCGGATCCTAGTTTTGATTTAGGCGGCGGAGGATTTTTCAAAGATGTTTTTAAAGATAAAAATATAGCACAAGGAATCTCAAGTGTGAAAAAATATAAATTCACTAAATTCTGTTCAGAGGCCTTGCATCGTGGCGATGTGCTATTTGTGGCAATCACGATCATAGGTGGAGGGCATGCCGTAACCGTATGGGGAGCCGATTTTGATGCAGAAGGATATATTTCTGCACTATACTACACCAATAGCAACGATACCACCTCTTCCTATACCATAAATGGAAACTATTCAGGTTTAATGAAGATGGATATTGTATATGTGGGAGATAAAGTCTACACTACCGGAAGCACAGGAGAGCCCAGTATTCCTATCACCGATGTAGCTAGTTTCTCTACTGGAGCAAATTATTGGAAAGAATATCTTGCAAAACACCAATAAATTTATTTAATTTGAAAGTTTAAAAATTAAAATTTTTACAAATTTTCGATTATGATAGAAGTGTACCACAATCCCAGATGTAGCAAAAGTCGCGCAGCATTACAATATTTAGAAGATAAAAAACAAAAATTCGAAATTTATAAGTATTTAGACGAAAAATTATCTAAAAATCAAATTCAAACTATTTTAGATAAAACAGGATTAAAGCCCATAGATTTGGTGCGCACCAACGAAGCAATTTGGAAAGAAAATTATAAAGGAAAAGATTTAACAGATGAGCAGATTATTTCGGCCATTGTTGAAAATCCTAAATTGCTAGAGCGCCCCATTGTAATCAACGGAGACAAAGCCGTAGTGGCACGCCCAACTGAAAAAATCGACGAAATTTTAGGCTAAAATGCAAAATAAAATAGGGCTCAAGGAAGCCATTTCCATTGGGATCGGTGGAATGGTAGGAGGGGGCATCTTTGCGGTGCTGGGCTTAGCTGTTTCGTTGGCAAAAGGAGGTACCCCCGTAGCATTTTTGTTTGCGGGAATTTTGGCTTTAATCACATCGTATAGTTATGCCAAACTTTCACAAACATACCCCGATCGTGGTGGAACGGTGAAATTCGTAAATCAAGGATTTGGGAAAACGATTTTTAGTGGCGCGATAAACAATTTATTGTGGCTCAGCTACATCATTATGCTATCGCTTTATGCCTCGGCGTTTGGCTCGTATGCTCCTAATTTATGGGAAATTACAGGCGATAAAAAAATGGATTTTCACCTATTTGCGAGTGCAATCATCATTTTTGCAACACTCATCAATTATTATAGTATTGCGGTAGTGGGCAAGATAGAATCCTATGCCGTAATCATAAAATTGATTATCCTTTTAGCCTTCGTAGCCATCGGTGGCTATGGCTTGATGGATAGCCAGTACATTTCGCAACTTTCGGTGTCTCATTGGGAATCTCCCGTAAAGCTTTTTGCGGGCGGAATGGTGATTTTTGTGGCCTACGAAGGCTTTGAGCTCATTGCCAATGCCGTGCCCGATTTAGAAAATCCTGCCAAGAATGTATCGAGAGCGTATTATATTTCGGTCGTTTTTGTAATTATTTTATACATCATCATCGCTTTTGTTACGGTGGGGTCTTTGCCTTTCACCGAAATCGCCAAAGCCCAAGATTATGTGTTGGCAGAAGCGGCCAAGCCGATGCTCGGTCAAGTGGGGTTCACGATCATCACCATTGCGGCATTAATTTCCACTTTTTCAGCGATTAATGCCTCATTATATGGTGGGAGCCAAGTGAATTATGAAATTGCAGAAGACAATGAGCTACCACATCACTTTTTAGGTAAATTATGGGGGCAACCGATTGGGCTTATGGTCACAGCTGTTTCCACCTTTATTTTGGTCAATACTTTAGATTTAGAAAGTATTTCTACGGCAGGGAGTTTAGGCTTTATTCTCATTTTTGGTGTAGTGAATTTAGCAAATTTAAAATGTGCCAAAAACACAAATTCAGTCAGAATCATTCCACTTTTGGGAACAATATTAAGTGCTATTGCATTTGTAATTTTAGTCAATCAACAATGGCAAGAAAATAAACTAGGAATCTATGTTTCGGCAGGGATTATCTTATTTTGTTTTCTTGTAGAGTGGGTATATAAAAAATATAAAAAATGAAAAAATTTGTAGGAGGACGCGTAAAAAGCGTAAAATATGTATTCATAGGCATGTGGAAACTGATTTCGACAGAGCATGCCATTATTTCACAAATCATACTATTTACCCCGCTCATATTTCTAGGTTTTTATTTCGGGATTAGTCGCATAGAGTGGGCAATTCAGCTTTTTTGTTTAGCCTTGATTTTAACGGCAGAAAGTTTAAACACCGCGATAGAAAAACTATGTGATTTTGTGCATCCAGATTTTCATCAGAAGATAGGTTTCATAAAAGATGTTTCGGCGGGAGCATCAGGTTTTGCAGTACTTATCAGTTTAGTAATCGGAGTATTAATTTATTACCCTTATATATGCGCTTTATGAAAAATATACTGAAATCCAGATTTAGCCTTTTATGGGCATTTCAAATCACTTTTCTGCTGCTTTGTTTCTTAACTCGTTTAATTTTCTATATTTTAAGTTTTAATAGCATAGATTTTTCAATCATTAATCTATTGAAAATATTTGGATACGGGCTATTTTTTGACATTGGTGCAGTCGTATTTTTTAGTTTATTTTATTTAGTTTATCTGTTATTTTTTCCTTCAAGATTCATCGGCAGCATAGTAGATCGTGTGCTCACTTTCTTCATTATGGGCATTATGCTTTTCATAAGTCTATTTGCCATTGCCGCAGAATTTCCGTTTTGGGATGAGTTTAATGTAAGATTTAATTTCATTGCAGTAGATTACTTAATTTATACTTACGAAGTTGTAGAAAATATCAATCAATCTTATCCGATTCCGTTTTTAGTAGGAGGGCTAGTGTTATTTATTTTGGTTTTATTTTTCATTTATTATAAGACTAAAAGTTTATACCATACATTTAATCAAAAAACTAAATTTTTAAGCCGTTTATGGGTGGTAGTAGGATATTTTCTGGTTGCTACTATTTACATTTTTTCAGTAAAAAATACCGATGCCGAATGGAGCCAAAATACCTATGAAAGCGAATTAAGTAAAAATGGGGTATATTCTATTTTTACAGCATATAGATCCAATGAGCTAGATTATAGTAAGTTTTATATGCAGCTTGATGATAAGGAGGCATATTCTATTTTGAAACAAAACTTATTACAGAACGGAGAAAAATACACAAATTCCGAATTTAATAATATTGAAAGAATTGTTCCAGCCACTAGCGACACGCTGAAAACGCCAAACATTATTCTTGTTAC
This Ornithobacterium rhinotracheale DNA region includes the following protein-coding sequences:
- the arsC gene encoding arsenate reductase (glutaredoxin) (This arsenate reductase requires both glutathione and glutaredoxin to convert arsenate to arsenite, after which the efflux transporter formed by ArsA and ArsB can extrude the arsenite from the cell, providing resistance.) produces the protein MIEVYHNPRCSKSRAALQYLEDKKQKFEIYKYLDEKLSKNQIQTILDKTGLKPIDLVRTNEAIWKENYKGKDLTDEQIISAIVENPKLLERPIVINGDKAVVARPTEKIDEILG
- a CDS encoding APC family permease; the protein is MQNKIGLKEAISIGIGGMVGGGIFAVLGLAVSLAKGGTPVAFLFAGILALITSYSYAKLSQTYPDRGGTVKFVNQGFGKTIFSGAINNLLWLSYIIMLSLYASAFGSYAPNLWEITGDKKMDFHLFASAIIIFATLINYYSIAVVGKIESYAVIIKLIILLAFVAIGGYGLMDSQYISQLSVSHWESPVKLFAGGMVIFVAYEGFELIANAVPDLENPAKNVSRAYYISVVFVIILYIIIAFVTVGSLPFTEIAKAQDYVLAEAAKPMLGQVGFTIITIAALISTFSAINASLYGGSQVNYEIAEDNELPHHFLGKLWGQPIGLMVTAVSTFILVNTLDLESISTAGSLGFILIFGVVNLANLKCAKNTNSVRIIPLLGTILSAIAFVILVNQQWQENKLGIYVSAGIILFCFLVEWVYKKYKK
- a CDS encoding IdeS/Mac family cysteine endopeptidase (This family includes IgM or IgG-cleaving cysteine proteases.), yielding MKILNYYLSVFFLLFLAFSCSQEDEPTIKKQKTETLQKDKEDLIKQDSSNDENSGNKNNEENNGHLNNENDEKGNQQLTTKESVYRLIFNSSGGEGELKYMEVKEGEEVVLPYPEKYFTKLNYETTGYTDAPNSYMKYVGGSNFKMPDHDVTLYVSWHITDISLLNKPSEYYRNQAVFAEGIKEPSASEWVRLKSVEDKTVEWNKNQKWYDANQFNDPLCWAATTANVLHWWIDRNKKYIEKYYQLKGTTLEKSGLPHLYQDTNHSEIYKYLKSHWAYDGNRVQPAFNWFLSDPSFDLGGGGFFKDVFKDKNIAQGISSVKKYKFTKFCSEALHRGDVLFVAITIIGGGHAVTVWGADFDAEGYISALYYTNSNDTTSSYTINGNYSGLMKMDIVYVGDKVYTTGSTGEPSIPITDVASFSTGANYWKEYLAKHQ
- a CDS encoding diacylglycerol kinase — protein: MKKFVGGRVKSVKYVFIGMWKLISTEHAIISQIILFTPLIFLGFYFGISRIEWAIQLFCLALILTAESLNTAIEKLCDFVHPDFHQKIGFIKDVSAGASGFAVLISLVIGVLIYYPYICAL